A region of the Paenibacillus sp. J23TS9 genome:
GCATAAAAAAAGCTCCCCGGGAACATCCCGAAGAGCTTTGCTTGTTAAAGAGATTATCTTGCAGACACGCCGCCGTCGATGGCAAGCTCAGCGCCCGTGATAAAGGAAGATTCATCGGAAGCCAGGAATAATACGCCTTGCGCGATGTTTTCCGGTTTACCCAAACGTGGGAGCGGAGTGTTGGAGATAAACCATTTGGTCATGTTGTCGTCAGCGAGCAGGTCTTTTGTCATTGGAGTTTCGATATATCCAGGGTGAATTGAGTTGCAGCGGATATTGTCCTTACCGTAATCAATCGCTACGGCTTTCGTTAACATGCGAACCGCGCCTTTACTTGCTGTGTAAGGGCCTGCGCCGTTGCTGCCTGTCAGGCCAGCGATCGAAGAAATATTGATGATAGAGCCGCCGCCGTTCTTCTGCATGACAGGGATCACATGCTTCAGTCCGAAGAATCCGCCAGTCAGGTTGATTGCCATGACTTTGTCCCAATCCTGGGCAGTTGTATCTACGAGCTTCTTAGCCAGAGAAATACCGGCATTATTGACGAGAACGTCAATTTTTCCCCATTTTTTCACGGTTTCGTCAACGATATGCTGCCACTCTTCTTCGGAGGTAACGTTATGACGGAATCCGATGGCTTCGCCACCGTTTTTGTTGATTTCCTCAACAACCTCGTTAACCTTGTCTTCCTGAATGTCGGTTACAACGACCTTTGCTCCTTCTTGAGCCAAAATCATAGCGTCCGCTTTACCCATTCCGCCTGCTGCGCCTGTAACGATTGCTACTTTGCCTGATACTCTACCCATTATCAAAAACTCCCTTCAATGATTAGAAATATTGGTTAGGTTTACCTGTCTATACCGAAATATTTGTACAAATTTTAAGGATCCGGGTACAATATTCCGGAGTCGTGATATAATGACTATCATTACGATATCGATTATATCACCACATCAAAACAATAGCAATGACATAACTCGGAGCAAAACAGGGGATAATTTACAATTTATTGACTTTCAAAAATCCGTCTGATAGCATTCTACAAATCGAGCGCTACGTCAGGCACTGTATTATAATAAGTAAGAATTCATTCCAAAAGGTCGTGAACGTATATTATGGATCCAAAGAGCAGATGGGAACAGGAGCGTCAGGAAGCCAAGCAGCAGCGGGAGATCAGCATTATTGAAGCGGCTGAGCGTGTTTTTGTCAAAAAAGGCTTGGATAAAGCTACCATGCGTGACATTGCCGCCGAAGATAATGTAGGGATTGCCACGGTCTTCAGATACTTTCCCAAAAAAGATCGAATTGTGGTCGCTGTAGCATCAAGGATCATCGACATGGAGGCCGAAGCCTTTAAGTCCATATCTGAACAGTCCGAAATAGGTATCAAAAAAATTGAGATGCTCTTTGATCACTTTATTGCAGATACCTCCTCAGCATATCTTAACCGCAACAAACTGATCGAAGCATTTGAAAGCTATGCCGCCCAGCAGGCTGAGCCGCTCGATGGTATAGAGGATTACCATGAGGCTACCCGCAAGGTATACCGCATCTTTAAAAAGATCATTCAAAACTGTATCGATGACGGTTCTATCCGTTCCGATATTCCAGTACACGAGACACTGGCCACCTTGGTGAATGCTTTGGGCATTTTCTCCAAAAAGCTGTCTCTTCAGAGCAATATTGTCATGTTTGAGGCTGACCCGGATATGATCGTACAGCTTACGATTGTAAAAAATATTTTTTTAGAATACCTGAAGCCGCATTAATTTGGTGTGAAATGGAAAAAGCCTGTCTCGCCCTGATATCGAATCAGGATGAGACAGGCTTTTCTTAAAAAACCCACGCGTATTTTGCTGATTAACGGAAGTCGCTTGCGCGTCCGGCACAACCACAAAGCTGCATTTTTTCCATAGCAGCTTTTTTCAGCGCCTCTTTTGCCGGCACCATATATTTACGTGGATCATTTTCCTCCGGATTTTCAGCAAAGACGGCTTTGATGGCATCCGAGAAAATGATGCGCAGCTCGGTTGCCACATTCATTTTGGCCATCCCCAGCGATACAGCGCGCTTCACCTGCTCCTCAGGGATACCAGAGCCGCCATGCAGAACGAGAGGAACACTCACCACATCTGCGATGCGTTTAATACGGTCAAAATCAATGTTCGGCGTACCTTTATAAATGCCATGCGCCGTTCCGATCGCAGGAGCAAGCGTATGAACGCCTGTACGTTCCACAAACTCTGCACATTCAGCCGGATCAGCGAGCAGGGCGTCTCTTTCGTCCACGACGATATCATCCTCTACGCCGCCAACTTTGCCAAGCTCAGCTTCTACGTTGATACCAATCGCATTCGCGGCTTCCACAACCTTTTGCGTGATGGCTACATTCTCTTCAAACGGTGAATGGGAAGCATCAATCATGACGGAAGTATAGCCGGCACGGATACAGCTCATGATCACAGCAAAATCGGAGCAGTGGTCAAGATGCAGCGCGATGGGCACACTGGCACGATTGGACGCTACGGTTGCTGCGGCAGCGATATAGTCCGCTCCCAGATGCTTAACCGTACCTACCGTGGATTGAATGATCAGCGGAGACTGAGCTTCCTCTGCCGCTTCCACCACAGCCTGCAGCATTTCGAGGGTATGCACGTTGAACGCGCCGATTGCATATTTATTTTGTCTTGCGGTTTGCAATAAAGAAGTAGAAGAAACGAGTGCCATGTTAATTTCCCCTTCATGTTTGAATTCGTTTATATGATAGAACTACTTATATTGTTGTGCTAATATGCTTCTGCTTGGCATACATGGCGCTTCCGGTCACACCTGCATCGTCATTATTCAGAGCTGTTACCACTTTCAGATGATCTCGGTAGTCCGGCAGAATCCGGCTGTAAAGCTCCTCTTTCAGCGGTGACAGCAGCCGGTCCCCAGCCAAGGCACCGC
Encoded here:
- a CDS encoding SDR family NAD(P)-dependent oxidoreductase, producing MGRVSGKVAIVTGAAGGMGKADAMILAQEGAKVVVTDIQEDKVNEVVEEINKNGGEAIGFRHNVTSEEEWQHIVDETVKKWGKIDVLVNNAGISLAKKLVDTTAQDWDKVMAINLTGGFFGLKHVIPVMQKNGGGSIINISSIAGLTGSNGAGPYTASKGAVRMLTKAVAIDYGKDNIRCNSIHPGYIETPMTKDLLADDNMTKWFISNTPLPRLGKPENIAQGVLFLASDESSFITGAELAIDGGVSAR
- the fba gene encoding class II fructose-1,6-bisphosphate aldolase, producing MALVSSTSLLQTARQNKYAIGAFNVHTLEMLQAVVEAAEEAQSPLIIQSTVGTVKHLGADYIAAAATVASNRASVPIALHLDHCSDFAVIMSCIRAGYTSVMIDASHSPFEENVAITQKVVEAANAIGINVEAELGKVGGVEDDIVVDERDALLADPAECAEFVERTGVHTLAPAIGTAHGIYKGTPNIDFDRIKRIADVVSVPLVLHGGSGIPEEQVKRAVSLGMAKMNVATELRIIFSDAIKAVFAENPEENDPRKYMVPAKEALKKAAMEKMQLCGCAGRASDFR
- a CDS encoding TetR/AcrR family transcriptional regulator, with the protein product MDPKSRWEQERQEAKQQREISIIEAAERVFVKKGLDKATMRDIAAEDNVGIATVFRYFPKKDRIVVAVASRIIDMEAEAFKSISEQSEIGIKKIEMLFDHFIADTSSAYLNRNKLIEAFESYAAQQAEPLDGIEDYHEATRKVYRIFKKIIQNCIDDGSIRSDIPVHETLATLVNALGIFSKKLSLQSNIVMFEADPDMIVQLTIVKNIFLEYLKPH